A window of the Verminephrobacter eiseniae EF01-2 genome harbors these coding sequences:
- a CDS encoding FAD-linked oxidase C-terminal domain-containing protein: MNDAPTPIPTPIPTPIPTPIPTPAERAARQAEVVQALGRVLPAHALLWHSEDTAPYECDGLTAYRQRPLLVCLPETSEQVQAVLALCHQLQLPVVARGAGTGLSGGAMPHAMGVTLSLAKFNRILDLNPDSQTALVQCGVRNLAISEAAAPYGLYYAPDPSSQIACTIGGNVAENSGGVHCLKYGLTLHNVLKLRGFTAQGEPVEFGSAALDTPGYDLLAAVIGSEGMLAVITEVTVKLIPKPPLARCIMASFDELRKAGEAVAAVIAAGIIPAGLEMMDKPMTAAVEDFVHAGYDLNAQAILLCESDGTPEEVQEEIDRMSQVLRAAGATALSVSRDEAERLRFWSGRKNAFPASGRISPDYMCMDSTIPRRRLADILLAIQQMEQKYRLRCVNVFHAGDGNLHPLILFDANDADQLRRCELFGADILETSVAMGGTVTGEHGVGVEKLNSMCVQFSGQERAQMLGLKHAFDPAGLLNPGKVIPTLNRCAEYGKMLVRGGQIGHPGLPRF; the protein is encoded by the coding sequence ATGAACGACGCCCCGACACCCATCCCGACACCCATCCCGACGCCTATTCCGACGCCCATTCCGACACCCGCCGAGCGCGCCGCGCGCCAGGCCGAGGTGGTGCAGGCCCTGGGCCGCGTGCTGCCCGCCCATGCTCTGCTCTGGCACAGCGAAGACACCGCACCCTACGAATGTGACGGCCTCACGGCATACCGCCAGCGCCCGCTGCTGGTATGCCTGCCCGAGACCAGCGAGCAAGTGCAGGCCGTGCTCGCGCTGTGCCACCAACTGCAACTGCCCGTGGTGGCGCGTGGCGCGGGCACGGGCCTGTCGGGGGGCGCAATGCCCCACGCCATGGGGGTGACCTTGTCCCTGGCCAAGTTCAATCGCATCCTCGATCTGAACCCCGACAGCCAAACGGCGCTGGTGCAATGCGGCGTGCGCAACCTGGCCATCAGCGAGGCAGCGGCGCCCTACGGCCTGTACTATGCGCCCGACCCCAGCAGCCAGATCGCCTGCACCATTGGCGGCAACGTGGCCGAGAACTCGGGCGGCGTGCATTGCCTGAAATACGGCCTGACGCTGCACAACGTGCTCAAACTGCGCGGCTTCACGGCGCAAGGCGAGCCGGTGGAGTTCGGCAGCGCAGCCCTGGACACCCCGGGCTACGACCTGCTGGCCGCCGTGATCGGCAGCGAAGGCATGCTGGCCGTGATCACCGAGGTCACCGTGAAACTCATCCCCAAGCCCCCATTGGCGCGCTGCATCATGGCCAGCTTCGACGAGCTGCGCAAAGCGGGCGAGGCCGTGGCCGCCGTGATCGCCGCCGGCATCATCCCTGCGGGCCTGGAGATGATGGACAAGCCGATGACGGCGGCAGTCGAGGACTTCGTGCACGCCGGCTACGACCTGAATGCCCAGGCCATCTTGCTGTGCGAGAGCGACGGCACGCCCGAAGAGGTGCAGGAAGAAATCGACCGCATGAGCCAGGTGCTGCGGGCTGCGGGCGCCACCGCCTTGTCGGTCAGCCGCGACGAAGCCGAGCGCCTGCGCTTTTGGAGCGGGCGCAAAAACGCCTTTCCCGCCAGCGGCCGCATCAGCCCCGACTACATGTGCATGGACTCGACCATCCCGCGCCGGCGCCTGGCCGACATCCTGTTGGCGATACAACAAATGGAGCAGAAATACCGGCTGCGCTGCGTCAACGTGTTCCACGCGGGCGACGGCAATCTGCACCCGCTGATCCTGTTCGATGCCAACGATGCCGACCAATTGCGCCGCTGCGAACTATTCGGTGCCGACATCCTGGAGACCAGCGTCGCCATGGGCGGCACGGTAACCGGCGAGCATGGCGTGGGCGTGGAAAAGCTCAACAGCATGTGCGTGCAGTTCAGCGGGCAAGAGCGCGCGCAGATGCTCGGCCTCAAGCACGCATTCGACCCGGCAGGACTGCTCAACCCCGGCAAGGTGATCCCCACGCTGAACCGCTGCGCCGAATACGGAAAAATGCTGGTGCGCGGCGGGCAGATCGGGCACCCCGGGTTGCCGCGCTTTTGA